The nucleotide sequence CCGCGGTGCGCAGCAGCCGGTCCACGGCGCGGAACAGGCGGCCGGGAGCCGCCGCCGACAGCAGCTCCGCCGCGCCCGCGACCTCGCCCCGGCCGAGCAGCTCCTCCACCCGGCTGTCGAAGGACGGCACCTTCCGCTCGCCCCGGGCCACCGCGAACACCTCGGCGGCGTGCGGCCACCACGGGTACTCGTGCGGGTGCAGCCGCTCCCCGAGCCGCTTCCACGCCTCCCCGTGCGCGGCCACGTCCGACAGCTTGGCCGGGGAACCGGCCACGACCGCGTCGAGCCCCGCCAGCAGCAGACGGCGGAACGGGCGGGAGAGCGCGCGGAAGCGGGTGGGCTCGCGCAGGGTGACATCGCCGTCCGCGAGGGCGCAGGCGAGCCGCAGGACGTCGGTGACGGTGTCGAGCAGCGGCGCCGCCCCCGTCCGCAGCCGGGCGTGGTTGACGACGGCGCGGTTCTCCCGCACCGGGATCTCCGCGGGCTGGGGGCCGTCCGCGCCGTGCCCTGCCAGGACGGCCAGATCCCGCAGGTGCTCCTCGCCGAGCGGCGTGGCGCTCCCGGCCAGGGCCAGGTAGAGCGCGGTCAGCTCCTCCTCGGCGGTCCCGCCGAGGTGCAGCACGGTCAGCCGGTCACCGGCCGCCGCGATCAGCTCGTCGTGCGCGGCGAGCATCTCCTCGTACGTGTGCAGGTAGCGGCCGTACGAAGGGAGGGTCAGCAGGTCGAGGACGCCGGCGCGCAGCTGGTCGAGCGTCCCGGCGCGCGCGTCGCCGTCGTCGACCGCCCGGGCCACGCACTCCATCCAGAAGTCCAGGGTGTCCGGCACGTTCTCCGGGAAGTCGACGAAGTAGACGTTGTGCCGCACATGGTCGCCGACGACCTCACGGACCGTGGCCAGGGTGCGGACGGCGGTCTCGACGACCACCGGCTCGGCGAGCGTCGACAGGCGCCCGATCAGCTCGGCGGAGAGCTTGAACCCGGCGGTCATCAGGGCGGCGTCGAACCGGCGCGCGGCGGAGGCTCCGTCCCCGGCCGGGCCGGTGGGGGAGGGGACGCGGAAGGTGTGCCGGACGACCAGGTGTTCGAGAGCGTGGACCATGCGGGCATGCTCGCAGCCGCCCGAGCCCGGCCGCACGCGGATTTCCTCCCGGAGGCCGACGGAAGGTGCGCCTCCGCTCGCGCCGGCGGGCAGGTGGCGACCGGGCGGTTTCCGATACACCGGCGATACGCGCCGGCTCGTAGCATCGACACCATGCGCGTGCTGATCGTCGAGGACGAACCCTTTCTGGCGGAAGCCGTCCGCGACGGACTGCGCCTGGAGGCGATCGCCGCCGACATCGCGGGGGACGGCGACACCGCCCTGGAACTGCTGAGCGTCCACAGCTACGACATCGCCGTACTCGACCGGGACATCCCGGGCCCGAACGGTGACGAGATCGCCCGGCGCGTCGTCGCCTCCGGCAGCGGCATGCCCATCCTCATGCTCACCGCGGCCGACCGGCTCGACGACAAGGTCTCCGGCTTTGAACTCGGGGCCGACGACTACCTCACGAAACCCTTCGAGCTGCGGGAACTCGTGCTGAGGCTCAGGGCGCTCGACCGCCGCCGCGCCCACAGCAGGCCTCCGGTGCGCGAGATCGCGGGCCTCCGGGTGGACCCGTTCCGCAGGGAGGTCCACCGGGACGGCCGCCCGGTCGCCCTGACCAGGAAGCAGTTCGCGGTGCTCGACGTCCTCGTCGCCGCCGAGGGCGGTGTCGTCAGCGCGGAGGAGCTGCTCGAACGCGCGTGGGACGAGAACACCGACCCGTTCACCAACGCCGTACGCATCACCGTCTCGGCCCTGCGCAAACGGCTCGGCGAACCCTGGATCATCGCCACCGTGCCCGGCGTCGGCTACCGCATCGACACGCCGCCGGAGACGGGCCCGGGGAGTGGCGCGCGTGGATAGGGCTCCCGGCCTGAGCGTGCGCGCCCGGCTGACCCTCAGCTACGCCGGATTCCTGATGCTGGCCGGGGTCCTGCTGCTCGTCGCCGTGTGGGTGTCCCTGGTGCGCTTCATGCCCGACATGGCGTCCAGCCCCGACGGGCCGCTGAGCCGCACCGACTTCCTGCGGGTCTTCGCGCCGATCGCGGGCGTGGGCATGGTCTTCCTGCTGGCGTTCGGCCTCGTCGGCGGATGGATCCTCGCCGGCCGCATGCTCGCCCCCCTGGCCCGCATCACGGACGCCACCCGGACGGCCACGAGCGGTTCCCTCTCCCACCGCATCCGGCTGCCCGGCCGCGCCGACGAGTTCCGCGAGCTGGCCGACGCCTTCGACACGATGCTGGCCCGGCTCGAGGCGCACGTCGAAGAACAGCGGCGGTTCGCCGCCAACGCCTCCCACGAGCTGCGCACGCCGCTCGCGACCACCAAGGCCCTCCTCGACGTGGCCCGCGGCGATCCGACGCGCGACCCCCGGGAACTCGTCGACCGCCTCCAGGCCGTCAACACCCGCGCGATCGGCCTCACCGAGGCGCTGCTGCTGCTCGGCCGCGCCGACCGGCGCTCCTTCACCCGGGAGCCCGTCGACCTGTCCCTCCTGGCGGAGGACGCCACCGAGACGCTCCTCCCCCTGGCGGAGAAGCACGGCGTCACCGTCGAGACCGACGGCGACATCACCCCCACGACGGGGTCGCCTGCGCTGTTGCTGCAGCTCACCATGAACCTCGTGCACAACGCGATCGTCCACAACCTCCCCGGACCCGGCAGCGTGTGGATCACCACCGGCGTCCGCGCCGGGGCCGCGGTGCTCACCGTCGAGAACACCGGTGAGGAGCTCTCGCCGCAGCTGGCGGCGACCCTCACCGAGCCGTTCCGCCGCGGCACCGAGCGGGTGCACACCGACCACGCGGGCGTCGGCCTTGGCCTGGCCATCGTCCGGAGCATCACCCTCGCGCACGACGGAACCCTCACCCTCACCCCGCGCCCCGCCGGCGGGCTCCGCGTCACGGTGGAACTCCCCACGGCGGGCGCGCCCGGCGAGGACTGACCGCCGCGGGGCCAGGCCGAGCCGCCGTCCTACCGGGCCCCCGCCTCACCGCGCCGCCCCTCAGCCGGTGACGCCGGTCCCGGCCGCCGCCGCCGCCGTCCGGTCCGGGCCGCCCCGGCGCGAGGCGAGCAGCATGCGCTGGAGCTCCCGCGCCGCCCTCGGCGGTGCCACGTCGCTCCGGTGCGCCAGGGCGATCGTCCGGCGCAGCCCCGGCCGGGCGAGGGCGGTGACCCGGAGGTCCCGGCCCGCCCGCCCCGCCACCATCGCCGGGACGACCGCGAGCCCGAGCCCGGCCCGTACGAAACCGAGGACCGCGTCAAGCTCGCCGCCCTCGACCGTGAAGGTGGGCTCGAAGCCCTCCGCCCGACAGGCCGCCACGGTCAGTTCCCGCAGGTCGTAGCCGTGCCGGAACATCACGAGCGGCTGGTCGCGCAGGTCCGTGATCCGTACCGGCCGGCGGGGCGCGGGCGCCGAGGCCGAGGAGACGACCACCAGGTCCTCCCGCAGCAGCTCGACCGTGGTGAGCGCCGGTGACGGCGTCGGGAGCGGCAGCACCACGAGCGCGAGGTCGAGCGCTCCGCGCGCCAGCTCCCGTACGAGATCGTGCGAGCCGCCCTCCTCGATGAGGAGCTCGATCCCCGGGTGCAGGTCGTGGAAGGCGCGCAGCACGTCCGGCAGCAGTCCGGTGCACAGGCTCGGCGTCGCGCCGAGCCGGACCCGCCCGCGCTTCAGCTGGGCCAGCTCCTGCACCTCGATGCGGGCCGTCTCGGTGTCGGCGAGG is from Streptomyces venezuelae ATCC 10712 and encodes:
- a CDS encoding response regulator transcription factor, with protein sequence MRVLIVEDEPFLAEAVRDGLRLEAIAADIAGDGDTALELLSVHSYDIAVLDRDIPGPNGDEIARRVVASGSGMPILMLTAADRLDDKVSGFELGADDYLTKPFELRELVLRLRALDRRRAHSRPPVREIAGLRVDPFRREVHRDGRPVALTRKQFAVLDVLVAAEGGVVSAEELLERAWDENTDPFTNAVRITVSALRKRLGEPWIIATVPGVGYRIDTPPETGPGSGARG
- a CDS encoding sensor histidine kinase, which produces MDRAPGLSVRARLTLSYAGFLMLAGVLLLVAVWVSLVRFMPDMASSPDGPLSRTDFLRVFAPIAGVGMVFLLAFGLVGGWILAGRMLAPLARITDATRTATSGSLSHRIRLPGRADEFRELADAFDTMLARLEAHVEEQRRFAANASHELRTPLATTKALLDVARGDPTRDPRELVDRLQAVNTRAIGLTEALLLLGRADRRSFTREPVDLSLLAEDATETLLPLAEKHGVTVETDGDITPTTGSPALLLQLTMNLVHNAIVHNLPGPGSVWITTGVRAGAAVLTVENTGEELSPQLAATLTEPFRRGTERVHTDHAGVGLGLAIVRSITLAHDGTLTLTPRPAGGLRVTVELPTAGAPGED
- a CDS encoding LysR family transcriptional regulator — encoded protein: MQFQQLLYFVAVAETRHFTRAAERVHVSQPSLSQQIKALEQELGAELFSRARGNITLTDAGEALLPLARRILADTETARIEVQELAQLKRGRVRLGATPSLCTGLLPDVLRAFHDLHPGIELLIEEGGSHDLVRELARGALDLALVVLPLPTPSPALTTVELLREDLVVVSSASAPAPRRPVRITDLRDQPLVMFRHGYDLRELTVAACRAEGFEPTFTVEGGELDAVLGFVRAGLGLAVVPAMVAGRAGRDLRVTALARPGLRRTIALAHRSDVAPPRAARELQRMLLASRRGGPDRTAAAAAGTGVTG